The sequence below is a genomic window from Nocardia fluminea.
CGGTGAACTACGGCACCTGGGCGGCGGCGAGCCGGGCCGCGCTCGACGAGTGCGGTGTCCGGGATTGCCAGGTCGTGGTCGAATTCCGCAACGCCTGCGGTGCCGTGGCCCAGGGCGCGGACTACCGCTTCGGCTGGGCGTGGGATCACTCCCTGGCGGCGGCCGAACGTACCGCGGTGGACGTACTCGGTATCAGTGCGGCCCCGTTCCCGGATCCGGGTTCGGCGTCGCCGCGTGCGGCCGGTGTCATCCTGTCGGCGTGCACGGCGAACGTGTAGGAACGCGAAGCAGCGGGGGCACGGGCCGAACAGGCTCGTGCCCCGCTGGATTCAGCGGCGCAGTACCTTCCTGGCCAGCCAGTTGCCGAAGAACTGCACACCTTGGACGCCGGCGACGATGATCAGCACCGCCACGAGGGTGACCTGCCACTGGAATTGCTGATACCCGTAGACAATGGCGAAATCGCCGAGCCCGCCACCGCCGACGGTGCCGGCCATCGCGGAGATATCGACGATCGAGATCACCACGAAGGTATAGCCGAGAATCAACGGCCCCAATGCCTCCGGGATGAGCAGCGTGAGAATGATCCGCAACGGTCCCGCGCCGACCGCACGCGCGGACTCGATCACGCCGGGATCGACCGTCACCAGGTTCTGCTCCACGATCCGCGCGATCCCGAACGAGGCCGCGACGATCATCACGAACAACGCCGCCTCCGAGCCGATCGTGGTGCCGACCACCTCCAAGGTGACCGGGCCGAGCGCGGCCAGCAGGATGATGAACGGAATAGGGCGCACCACGTTGACGATCACATTCAGCACGAAATAGACCGGCCCGTTCGCCAGCAGCCCGCCCTTGCGGGTCGTGTACAGCGCGGTCCCGAGCACCAGCCCGACCAGCCCCGCGACGACGAACGTCACGCCGACCAAATAGATGGTGGTCCCGATCGCCTCGAACAGCGTAGGCCGCAGCTTCTCCCAGTTGGTCTCCATCAGCGCGCCTTCCGCTCCAGGTCGGCGACCACGCGATCCAGCGCGGCGTCGGGTCCGTGCAACGCCAGGGTGACACTGCCGAAAGTCCTGTCCTGCAACGTGCTCACCCCGCCGTAGACGATCTCGAAGCGCACGTCGGCGGCGGTGGCGGCGGCCAGCGCCGCGCCGAGTCCGCTGTGGTCGTCGATGTCGACGGTGACCAACCGGCCGCCGTGCAGCTCCCGCAACCGATCCAGTTCCGTCGCGTCGGGCCGGTTGTGCAGCACCGTCGCCACGAACGACCGAGTCGGTGCGGCCTGCGGCGCGGCGAAAACATCGAAGGTGGACGCCAATTCGACGATCCGGCCCTCGGCGAGCACCGCCACCCGGTCGGCGACCGCACGGATCACATCCATCTCGTGGGTGATCACCACGATGGTCACCCCGAGTTCGGCATTGATCTTCTTCAGCAATCGCAGCACCTCGGCCGTGGTCTCCGGGTCCAGGGCGGAGGTGGCCTCGTCGGCGAGCAACAGCGAGGGCGAGGTCGCCAGCGCCCTGGCGATCCCGACCCGCTGCTTCTGTCCGCCCGAGAGCTGGTCGGGGTAGGCACGGGCCTTGTCGGTGAGCCCGACGAAGTCGAGCAACTCGGCCACGCGGGCCTTGCGTTCGGCCCGTTTCCAGCCCGCCACCTTCAACGGGTACTCGATATTGCCCGCGGCGGTGCGGGATCGGAACAGGTTGAACTGCTGGAACACCATGCCGATATCGCGACGCAGCCTGCGTACCGCCGACTCCGGCACCCCGGTGATGGGGGTGCCGGAAATCGTGACGGTGCCCGACGTGGGTTTGTCCAGCGCGTTGATCAGCCGTACCAGCGTGGACTTGCCCGCTCCGGAGTAGCCGATGACGCCGAAGATCTCACCCGGTTCGATCCGCAGGTCGATATCGTCGAGCGCGGTGTGCCGGTCGTCGCCGCTACCGAAAACCTTCGTGACGGAACGGAATTCGACAGCCGCCGGGCCCGCGCTCACTTGGCCGTGCGGATGCCCTGCTGCACCCGGTCCAGGATCTGCTCGAGTTCGGGACCGGGACGGTTCACCGCGACCGCGGTGCCCTTGGTGGTTTCGGCGTGCGCGGTGGCCACCGCCGGGTCCTTCCAGATCTCGACCAGCTTCAGGTACGTCGGATTCGTCTTGTCCTCGGCGCGGCTGACGATCACATTGATGTACGGCTCGGCGGCCGGATTGTTCGGATCATCCTTGTACAGGGCCGATTTCGGATCCACGCCCGAACGGTCGAGGAAGGTGTTGTTGATCACCGAACCGTCGACCGACGGCAGCGACAACGCGGTCTGGGCGGCATCGACGGGAGTCACGCGCACCTTGGAAGCGGCTTTGTCGATGTCGGCGGGGGTCGGCTGGACCGACGTGCCGGTGATCTTCAGCAGGCCGGCGGCCTGCAGCACGAACAGCGCACGCGCCTGGTTGGTCGGATCGTTGGGGATCGCGATCTCGCCGCCCGCCGGGATATCGGCGAGCGCCTTGTGCTTCTTCGAGTAAAGACCCAGCGGCACAATATAAGTCGAGCCGATCGGGGTGAGCGTGTCCGAGCTCGCCACGTTGTACTGGCCGAGGAACTGCAGATGCTGGAACAGGTTGAGGTCGATCTGTTTCTGCGACAGCGCCGTATTCGGCTGCTTGTAATCGGAGAAATTGGTGACCTTCAAGGTGATGCCCTGCTCCTTGGCCTTCTGTTCGAAGACCTCGAAAGCCTTGTCCTTGTCGGTGGTGCCGATCCGCACCACCGTGCCCGAGGCGTCGTCATCGGAACCGCACGCGGTCAGGGTGAGGGCCGCGGTCGCTATCAGCACCGGGATCGCCAGTGTCCGACGGAATTTCACTTGTACTCCCGAATTGCTAGCAGAGGATGAACTCGGTCATCCAAGCCGTTGGCGCAACCCGCCGACAACGGTTTGACTTGCCATGAGCGAAATCCTCGCAAACACTGGGACGCCCGTCTAACTTGTGAGCACCGCGCATCCCGCGCCGCCCCCCACTGCGCGGTGGATCAGCGCAGTGGGTGCTCGATCGACAGTCTGCCGCGGCGGACGAGATCGCGTTTGGTGATCGGCGGCAGTGCGGCGTCGTCGCCGGGGGCTGCGGGGTTGGGCCGCACCAGCAGAGTGA
It includes:
- a CDS encoding methionine ABC transporter permease, yielding METNWEKLRPTLFEAIGTTIYLVGVTFVVAGLVGLVLGTALYTTRKGGLLANGPVYFVLNVIVNVVRPIPFIILLAALGPVTLEVVGTTIGSEAALFVMIVAASFGIARIVEQNLVTVDPGVIESARAVGAGPLRIILTLLIPEALGPLILGYTFVVISIVDISAMAGTVGGGGLGDFAIVYGYQQFQWQVTLVAVLIIVAGVQGVQFFGNWLARKVLRR
- a CDS encoding DUF4189 domain-containing protein, whose product is MSVVGKYALGVAALSAVGAFIVVNAGPAAAGESGVAIAEAPGYTAVSRDGGFETASGDLYGALALSADRAVVASAVNYGTWAAASRAALDECGVRDCQVVVEFRNACGAVAQGADYRFGWAWDHSLAAAERTAVDVLGISAAPFPDPGSASPRAAGVILSACTANV
- a CDS encoding MetQ/NlpA family ABC transporter substrate-binding protein, encoding MKFRRTLAIPVLIATAALTLTACGSDDDASGTVVRIGTTDKDKAFEVFEQKAKEQGITLKVTNFSDYKQPNTALSQKQIDLNLFQHLQFLGQYNVASSDTLTPIGSTYIVPLGLYSKKHKALADIPAGGEIAIPNDPTNQARALFVLQAAGLLKITGTSVQPTPADIDKAASKVRVTPVDAAQTALSLPSVDGSVINNTFLDRSGVDPKSALYKDDPNNPAAEPYINVIVSRAEDKTNPTYLKLVEIWKDPAVATAHAETTKGTAVAVNRPGPELEQILDRVQQGIRTAK
- a CDS encoding methionine ABC transporter ATP-binding protein, yielding MSAGPAAVEFRSVTKVFGSGDDRHTALDDIDLRIEPGEIFGVIGYSGAGKSTLVRLINALDKPTSGTVTISGTPITGVPESAVRRLRRDIGMVFQQFNLFRSRTAAGNIEYPLKVAGWKRAERKARVAELLDFVGLTDKARAYPDQLSGGQKQRVGIARALATSPSLLLADEATSALDPETTAEVLRLLKKINAELGVTIVVITHEMDVIRAVADRVAVLAEGRIVELASTFDVFAAPQAAPTRSFVATVLHNRPDATELDRLRELHGGRLVTVDIDDHSGLGAALAAATAADVRFEIVYGGVSTLQDRTFGSVTLALHGPDAALDRVVADLERKAR